The Cupriavidus necator DNA window ATCCGTGAACTCGTCGGCACGCGCATAGCGCTGTCCGTGGTCCGGCGGCGCGGCGCGGCCGAAGTTGCGTGCCGAGCCGGCATCCGCCGTGGTCACCACGTTCCAGCCCGCGCGGCCGCCACTGACATGGTCCAGCGTGGCAAAGCGCCGCGCGATGTTATAGGGCTCGTTGTAGCTGGTGGAGGCCGTGGCCACCAGTCCGATATGGGTAGTCGCCGCGGCGACGCAGGCCAGCAGCAGGGTCGGCTCCAGCGCCGTGATCGGCCGGAAATGGATCTGGTCGGCGATCGACGCATTGTCGGCCAGGAAGATCGCGTCAAACTTCCCCGCTTCAGCGATGCGTGCCAGGCGGATGTAGTGCTGCACGTCCACGAACGCACGCGGGTCGCTGGCGGGCAGGCGCCACGCCGACGGCACGAAGCCGGAATGGAGCGCGTTGATATTCAGGTGCAGCTGGCGCTGCGGTGAGCTTGTTGTCATCGTTCGTCTCCCGCGGCTCAGAACACCCGGCCTTCGGCCAGGTGCGTGGTGTCGCCGTTCAGGTGGTAGGCGCCGACCACGCGCGCCTTGTGCAGCAGCGGGTTGTGGCTGAAGATCGTGCGCAGGTTGCGCCAGTGCCGGTCGAAGTTGTGCTGCCTGGCGGTGGCCGAGGCGCCGCCGGCCTCGAACATGCGCTCGGCCACGTGCAGCGCCAGCTTGCTGACCACCAGCTGGGTCTGCGCGGTGGCCAGCGCGCCGGCCAGGACCAGCGCTTCGGCGTCTTCGGAGCGTGCCAGCAGCGCATCGGCCGAGCGGTCCAGTGCGCGCGCATTCTCACGCACGAGTGCGTCGATGGCATGGCTGTGCGCGGCCAGGTCGCCGATCACCTGCTGGATGAAATGGTCTTCGCGTGCCGAGGATGCCGGGCTGTGCAGCACCGGACGGCCATGCTCGCGCACATAGCGCAAGGCATCGGCCCAGGCATTGCGCACGATCCCCGCCGCCACCGCCACCAGGTGCAGCTGGCGCAGCGCGCCGCAGTGACGACCGACCAGCGTGCTGTTGGCGCGCCGCGTCACTTCCTCGGCGAGCACCTGCACATCGTCCAGCACCAGGCTGCCGCTGGCGGTCATGCGCTGGCCCATGCCGTCCCAGTCGTCAACGACGTTGAAGCCGGGGCGATCGGTCGGGATGATGATCGAGGCATCGGCGCCATCGGCATCCTTTACATTGATGCGGGCGTAGTCGGCAAAGGCTGTGCCGGTGGAGTAATACTTCTTGCCGCTCAGGCGGTAGTGCCCGCCGTCGCGCCGCAGCGCCGTGCTGATTTCACCGGGACGCGACGTGCCGCGTTCGGTGGAGGCACCGCCGAAGATCGCGCCCCCGACAATGCGCTGCACCTGCAGGTCATTGAACGCCGAGCGCGGCGCCAGGCGCAGCGACTCGGTCTGGTCGAAGTGGATGCGCAGCGCGTGCGCGACGTTCGATTCCTCCGCGGCAAGCGCGGCAATGACCTCGAACAGGTCGGCCAGCGAGCCGCCCAAGCCACCCTGCTCCACCGGGAGCCGGAGCACGCCAAGCCCGGACTCGCGAAACAGCGCGAAGGCCTCATAGGGCAGCAGCCGCCGTGCCTCGCGGGCGGCCGCGTCGACGCCAATCTTCCGCGCCAGCGCCGGCACGGCGTCCAGCGCGGCGCGCAGCGCGTGCCGCGCATCGAAGTCCAACGGGGCATTCATAAAGGATTCCTTCCTTGCGGATGAGCAGGCTCACAAGATAGGGAACCCTGCATCACACGGGAACGAATGAATGCCTATATCGTTATCTACCCAATGGACTACAGCCGACTCCGGAATAAGTGCCACTAAGTGCACTCGACTGAAATTGTAGAGATCGCTACAGAGTTGATCCACACTCTACAAGCACTTAGTATCGGCCCATGGAACCAGCTCCGGAACTGTGGACCCTCCTCGTCATCAGCCTGCCAACCAAGTGCGCCACTGCCCGGATGCGCATCTGGCGGGCCCTCAAGGCACTAGGCTGCGCTGCACTGCGCGACGGCGCCTATCTGTTGCCGACGCCAAGCGCGCAAAGCGCTCAACTACGTGACCTGGCCGATGAAGCCATCCAGGAAGGCGGCCAGGCCTGGCTGCTGAATGTGCGCGCG harbors:
- a CDS encoding acyl-CoA dehydrogenase family protein, whose translation is MNAPLDFDARHALRAALDAVPALARKIGVDAAAREARRLLPYEAFALFRESGLGVLRLPVEQGGLGGSLADLFEVIAALAAEESNVAHALRIHFDQTESLRLAPRSAFNDLQVQRIVGGAIFGGASTERGTSRPGEISTALRRDGGHYRLSGKKYYSTGTAFADYARINVKDADGADASIIIPTDRPGFNVVDDWDGMGQRMTASGSLVLDDVQVLAEEVTRRANSTLVGRHCGALRQLHLVAVAAGIVRNAWADALRYVREHGRPVLHSPASSAREDHFIQQVIGDLAAHSHAIDALVRENARALDRSADALLARSEDAEALVLAGALATAQTQLVVSKLALHVAERMFEAGGASATARQHNFDRHWRNLRTIFSHNPLLHKARVVGAYHLNGDTTHLAEGRVF